In one window of Calypte anna isolate BGI_N300 chromosome 1, bCalAnn1_v1.p, whole genome shotgun sequence DNA:
- the ENDOD1 gene encoding endonuclease domain-containing 1 protein has protein sequence MKTSIVVLLCVSVFPGFSQGRVVGEDEAGFAECNVFFPGQVPPEGFTEQFHVKICQQYNKEPRFATLYSTKDKIPLYSAFKYTKPAQTKEETWLVEPQIDDPGNDLHEMVHEADVVGTVSNLGANQALTSDYVGSGYERGMLNPSLLNEEDFQMATYTLTNAVPLSPSLSKSWHRDIGMVVEQALVPHCSKQNHLYLLAGAIPSSVRVKGKVSVPETLWLAACCDAPDGWSLGLVKKTNDEESLADLTVRELEKQLLSGVHLFKGSCGEDNRSQGKTEAILQAVSQIRAGEQVGTSDNEEAKDSGLVRKVVGIIATPFIKLLELLIYLFVELVKFVFYFLWLVIKRLGGTVLDGVYSLWNGVVSYLKAISLVLISIPYDLGRVIINIFLGCLQIVQDVLFLTYRVLCIPVGFALHLAAFPYQSICAIPSVLKDLATGIGGTLSLVIDATAALLHGFYYLAAHIVKRFVPKISSDD, from the exons ATGAAGACGTCAATTGTAGTTTTGCTTTGCGTCTCGGTTTTCCCAGGCTTTTCCCAGGGCAGAGTTGTTGGCGAGGATGAAGCTGGTTTTGCCGAGTGTAACGTGTTCTTCCCTGGACAAGTCCCACCCGAAGGATTTACGGAGCAGTTCCACGTGAAAATCTGTCAGCAGTATAACAAAGAGCCACGTTTTGCGACCCTTTACAGCACTAAGGACAAAATCCCTCTTTATTCAGCTTTTAAGTATACAAAGCCAGCCCAAACCAAGGAGGAGACCTGGCTGGTCGAACCGCAG ATAGATGATCCAGGAAATGACCTGCATGAGATGGTGCATGAAGCTGATGTTGTTGGCACAGTGTCTAACCTTGGTGCAAACCAAGCCCTGACCTCAGACTATGTGGGCTCTGGTTATGAGAGAGGGATGCTCAACCCCAGCTTGCTCAATGAGGAGGATTTCCAGATGGCCACTTACACGCTCACAAACGCTGTCCCTCTGAGCCCATCTCTGAGCAAAAGCTGGCATAGAGACATAGGGATGGTGGTGGAGCAAGCTCTGGTCCCCCACTGCTCCAAGCAGAATCATCTTTATCTCCTTGCAGGTGCAATTCCTTCCAGTGTCCGAGTCAAAGGCAAAGTGTCAGTGCCAGAGACGCTCTGGCTGGCAGCCTGCTGTGATGCTCCAGATGGATGGTCCCTGGGGctagtgaaaaaaaccaatgaTGAAGAGAGCTTGGCAGACCTCACGGTGagagagctggaaaagcagcttctATCAGGAGTTCATTTGTTCAAAGGCAGCTGTGGGGAAGACAACCGAAGCCAGGGGAAAACAGAAGCAATACTGCAAGCTGTTAGTCAGATCCGCGCTGGAGAGCAAGTAGGAACAAGTGACAACGAGGAGGCCAAAGACAGTGGCTTGGTGAGAAAAGTGGTTGGCATCATTGCTACCCCTTTCATCAAACTTCTGGAACTCCTCATCTACCTGTTTGTGGAGCTGGTgaaatttgtgttttattttctgtggcttGTTATCAAGCGGCTTGGTGGCACAGTTCTGGATGGAGTCTACAGCCTGTGGAACGGGGTGGTGTCCTACCTTAAAGCCATCAGCTTGGTGCTCATCAGCATCCCCTATGACTTGGGAAGAGTCATCATCAACATCTTCCTGGGCTGCCTGCAGATTGTTCAAGATGTGTTATTCCTCACCTACAGGGTCCTCTGCATCCCTGTGGGGTTTGCCCTTCACCTCGCTGCTTTCCCATACCAATCCATCTGTGCCATTCCCTCTGTCCTCAAAGACCTGGCCACTGGGATCGGAGGCACCTTGTCCCTGGTCATTGATGCCACAGCTGCACTTCTGCATGGCTTTTATTACCTGGCTGCTCACATAGTCAAACGGTTTGTCCCTAAAATCTCCTCTGATGACTGA